ccccttggtaccaattgagcatcgttgcaacgccaaagcctacctgagtattgttgctgaccatgtccatccctttatgaccacaatgtacccaacatctgatggctactttcagcaagataatgcaatgccatgtcataaagctggaatcatctcagactggtttcttgaacatgacaatgagttcactgtactccaatggcctccacagtcaccagatctcaatccaatagagcatctttgggatgtggtgtaacgggagattcgcatcatggatgtgcagccgacaaatctgcggcaactgtgtgatgccatcatgtcaatatggaccaaaatctctgaggaatgcttccagcaccttgttgaatctatgccacgaagaattgaggcagttctgaaggcaaaagggggtccaacccgttactagcatggtgtacctaataaagtggccggtgagtgtacatgctcACATTGCTGATGTAGGTCATTACATGGTCAGTGTTCTGGTACTTTCTGAAAGATCACATGGCGATTCCTTAGAGGTGGAATTAAGTTGTTTGTTAATCTCATGTCTCACCTACTGATGTCAGTCATTGCCACGGATACCTTAGGTGGGAAATGACTCAGTATTTCAGAGCCTGTTCCTGCACTTTGGGGGATGTTGATCGCTTGGAAAGACAGAGAGATAGCTCACAGGAACAGGAGATTAGATGGCTGCTGGAGAAAACATAAAGTGACACCAGGTGCACCTTAAGCATAATCTTAGAGAGcaggagctcagcttctcccccacCACAGTGTCATTTGCCGGAGCCTGGAGGCCTGCATTGTGGCTCTATCACCCTACTGTGTGAAGATCTGCTGTACTACTCCAGTGTGAATCTAGGTGTTCAGTGTCCCTTCATCACCAGTTGAGGACCCCTAGTGATCAGCAGGGGGCGGTGTCCGGGCAGAATCTATGTTTAGGCCAGACAGTGCAGTGGTGTGTTAGCTGCAGTAGAAGTTCGGTGGCAGCTGCTTTGAGTGCCATATTACTACCATCCTGGACGATTGTCCTGCCAATACCTGCTGACATTGTCATAGATTTATGACTACACATGCCCTAAACTGTCATGAACCCATTTCCAACATTTGCAGTATTGTGGGATGGGGGGTATTTAAACACTGATCACAGACATAAACCCACCTGATACTTCAGTCATAGCTAAGGAGGTGCAATTTCCTTGGTGGCACATGGGCAGTGTCATTTTGGGGTGGATCCATTAATTTGAAAGCAGAGAGCcatatgaaggctcccaggcatcTATTAATAGAAGTACCactattttacaatgcattgcaatgcattagtgatcagaccccctgggtttcaagacccctagagtgtctaaaaactacagtaaaaaaaaaaaaaagtaaaaaataaaagaccTGGTATTGCCTACCATATCTGCTTGGATCAAAGAGATCCTACATCGACATTGTATGGAGAATCTCATCTCTAAACTTAAACCTCACTCAATCTGACACACAAAGAACATGGCAACTTTGGGATTAATtttgtgaaggttgtaaatatattaatcacaaaaacattgttatccttaaaactaaatgcagtgtAATTATTTATGTTTGAAACTGGCCCAGAACTAGAAAATCAACAATATCTGGATACAGCTATGATATACCGTTTTGTCCCAGGTTGAAACTAAAATCATATGTCCATGCTGGCATCTCGTAATCCCTTGTAATCCACTGTTGTCTGTGGAGACAATAGTCCTATTCCAGTTGATTTGAGCTGACTCCTTTTGGCTGAAAACAATGGACACTGAGGTGTCTGGTGCCAAAGTGGATAAGCATTTTAATAGAGCCAATACAATGGACAGGGACAATGAATAGACAGTTCAAGAGGACATCTCTAAAAATTGGTGGAAAACCCAGCTAGGTTGTCATAAAGCATGAACAGATAAAATAACAGTAAATCAATTAACCCCCAGCCCCTCACACACCTAGTGGCAGGGGGTGGATGAAGTTCAGAGCTAAGCCAAAATGTATgtccatatgtatatactgtaagctTTTAACAATgtaccagacatcatgacaaggtTGCTGTGCTTAACACTGTAACAAGATGGCGCCTATGCATGGTTGCTGTGCTCAGATGTAGGCGTGACCATGTGCACTGCTGTGGCTAAGAGAGGAGCTTGTACCAATGCTTGTTGTGTGGTGTGAGTTCTTCAACGCtagcacttagtctttgaattgGGCCAGCCATAGTCACTCACAGTTACCGGACAGGGGACCACCAAGGCCCTGTCCCTGACAATTTCACTATTCATTGGACTTTTCATCCTCCTTTTAGCTCACCCCCACTGACTACCTCCTCCACGAGACTATAGATACAGTCTTTAAACTATCACCCTCCACACCCACCCCTCCACCATATCCCATTGCCCCATCTGTTAACCCCCCTTCTTTTTCCTTTGTTTTGTGCTTTCCCTTTTTCAGAATAGTATAGATTTGATTTacattgtttttgttattttcttgATTCTTTCGTCATTTTTGTCATATTCCTGCTACATCAGGAACAATTGTTTCTTTTTGCAATACCTATATTGTTATACTTTCTATGTAGTGTAGAAATGTATCAATAAAGATATAGCGTTCAAAAAACttgaatgaaaattttaattaaaagtgATAAAGCTATAGACATTCCTCAAAACGGTATAAATAAAAAACTTtatctggacccgcaaaaaaagacgcttaTGCAACCCCATACACTGAAATCTAAAAAGTTTGAATTTGTAAAATATGAAATTGTAAATTTTGGCAActtcaaaaattattttttattataatttttttttttttttaaagggggttAATATTTAAACCAGACTATAGAAATGTCAGGtgccatgtcattttggctgcacagtgaacaccgtaaaaacaaagcccataaaaaagtcagtgcctcagtttttctccaattttaccccattctgaatttttcaccTACTTCGAAGCACATCATAAGGAAtattaaatgttaaattaaaagtATAATTCATCCCACAAAATTAAGTGCTCATAGGGTTTAGGAAGACGGGGAGTCAAAATCCaaaatttaaaaatggctgcggcATGAAGATGTTCTGAAGGGATCAGATCATCATTTTCTATATCTGGGTCTACATGGAGTTGAGCCTTGTTTTCTGATTTGAGACTTTTGAACCTTATATACGTATGCTTCTCACTTTTACAAATCTATAGGCATGACGCATGGTAGATAagggccccattatagattttaGAGCTTCAAGTTGCGTCTCAGCCTATATGTTACTTATTTGCAAATGTTGACTGTATCTATTGTACCAAAGACATTCTAAATGCAGATGACAGAATCTGGAGATTGGATATTTTATTTAAGAACCTAGATGAGAAAAATATGTTATACAGCTAAATGGGATTGACTTCCATAAAACACTTAGATTTATTTCATATACCTGTGTCACAAACTGTAACTATATCCCACTGACTACCTTCACAGAGGATCTGTAATGGGGAAATGATGATCCAAAACATAgctattaaaaatgtaaaaaaaaaccccagccaAACAACCTCCCCCCCTCCCAGGTTTTCACGATGTACAATGTGTATGCAAATAACCTGATTTCTTGCAGTAGTTTTAACTTCTGGGAGAGCAGCTCCCATAATGCACAGCGCACATTGTGTAAAGCTGCAAGATATCAAACTATGACTGAAATCAGcattgtatagtatttatataaggTTATATTAATGGGGTTTCTaaagactgtatatatattatttgcattgaattggtcctctttaagtgtcacCTTTTCTCAAAAGCAATCAAATATCCCTTGTCTACTCCTACATGGGTCCTCAGCTTTCAGCtcttctaacctctcatactattgtTATCTTCCTCTGCTATTTATTGCTATCTATACTATCAAGTTACAGATTAATCTGCAGGCCACATGCAAATGAGACCAGGTTGTTACGTTCAGTCCTGAGTAATGATATAGGAAAGTCTCTCGATTTTCTAGTTTTATGATTTCCTGGTGTTAGGATACCTCACTAGGAATACTTTGTCATCTGTTTATATTCTAACATGTACACTGATTTTATCTAGCTTTCTTTAGCATAGGATTCATTATTCTACAAGATAAAAAAATGCCATAGAAATATAGTAATAATTAGCCAGTAGACACCAAGTAGCGTAAGTCGGGTTTCATGGGTGGTCTTAAATTAATACCACCATATTTTAATATTCATATTATGGATTTTTCACACTGCGTCTGGAGTATATAATTGTTAAGTGCTCggtgcaacatggtggctcagtggttagcactgtagccttgcagcactggagtcctgggtttgaatcctgccaggaacaacatctgcaagaagtctgtatgttctccccgtgtttgcgtggatttcctcctattctacaaagacataatgattggaaaaaaaatgtatattgtgatccctatatggggctcacaatctacaaacaaaaaataataattgtaaagtactctggaatatgttggcgctatattgtGAGTGCAATCCACTCTAAGTATCACAGTACTAAAGTTCAAAGTAATAAAGTTGATGTATACGCTAGCTTAGAgaaacacacatacacgcacAGCTATGGCGTATATAGTGGGTTCTCTTTTAATGGAGTGAAAGAGGAAATtttaatacattgtatagacaaagaacaggttggactagtatagatagcataacatgattggtggcaaagttgtaaaatagCTCTGGCAAATGGCTATTGGATAAGGAGCTGGAGTGGAGTCACATCCTATGAagcctgaggggggggggatgtgagctctctaaacaaagaggagtgtaaaatggctgcagacatggCGCCACTtggccctggaatccaaaatggaggttacacaagctgacatcctccacaataTAAATAAAACGTATTATTAGTCTGTTTTCCATTTGTGCCAGAAAAGCCTCTTCCAGACACTTTTGACATACTAGTTTACCTTCGATGAGAACACAGATTTGGGCACATTGAAATCCACTGTGCTGGGTCCTTGTTTCACCCACCATCTACCATCAGAGGTATGCTTCCATTAAACATTACATTGTCTTCTCCTACACGTTAGATTGTCACATTAGATATCCTGAGTTATCTAGATCTCCTGTAGAACAGCACATTCATCTTATATCAAGTGCTCTTATGATAATGAGATGTCATTTTCTGATAATACATTTCCTATAGAGGGCTAAATTTAAAGAAATGTGTGTGTCAGATATGATTCATGGTCCCTTGGTAATGTTACCTGACTTGGTGCAGCTATTGTCCATGAGCTGTGTTTTAAATGGGCTTGAGAGCAACTTGCCTGCAATACCATGTGCTGCCTATCTAATAGAGTGGGGCAACGTTTGGCAAAACCATAGAGATGATagtatagataagataagatattcctttaatagtcccacaatggggaaatttcagtgatacagtttcatagatggtacagtagtatataacaagagagaaacacatagaagcacatggcagatagagaaattctaggaatcatagcaactaaaaaagaaagaaacacagacatactgcaggatcatttagttctctgtgcagattgatgttaataataataataataataataataatacagccgacttggttgtaggacacgaggaggggggtcacagcatgtggatataacaagcagaaattttttgcagaggtgggggacataagcagctatcatgataacatgtggcagttcctttggtaggtggtgagatctcctgctcacagctgatagttcggtatcttgcatcagcactattgtccttttaaccacaaaaaatgccccaaatgtccttcatcacaagccctcctcctcctccttaccacagtgttctactgccccaaggaagtcagagaccatccaggtatacatggtgctgctctcttgccaagcttccataactcctggggtaggtgggtgatggtaggttcccaggttgtaacagtgtcccacgtgtccacagtaatagaaagaaataccagtcagctgtagcatcttcacacatcagcaattgacgccagaaatcatctccttgaacgaagaagtccgcatttccatgtaggtttctcttccatgccgcatgttgagccatgctgtcctagctggggggatggtaacaggcacatgtggaaaccagctgaaccaggtcttgagtccatgctttacaatggaaacaaaaggaacaaaaaactccacagggtcttccattcgatttatagttgctaaattcatagtgctagattgcttggttaccggattcttgaagatacagagaaaaagagtgaaaaaggaaagaaaaggtttgctcccagcttggagcactgcatcaaaggcagccagcctctcagggggcggcgccaaaaaaaaaatactgtatagtAAGTCAAATTAATTTATTTGTTTTATGGAGTTATTGTTCAAAGCAAATCTATAGTTTGTGTCTTGTGTTTGTCCACTGATAACACTTTACTATACTTAGAAATTTTAATAGTCATCAAAACACTGGccctcaaaataataataaaaaaatcttttattttaatatttacatGTTAGCTTCAAAGAAATAAAATCCATGAAAAATTGTGAAAGGATTTTCCATGAATGGCTTTTCTTCTTAATGTGATATTATATTAATGTCTTCTTGTTTCAATATTTTCACTTAACAGCACTGGAAGTGACATGAGCACTGGGCGCACTGGACACGCATACTATAGCATGCAGCTAACATGTTCACTGCTTTTCCTGGGATTATTTTGTATTCACACCATCTGTTGTCATGGTCAGGTTGACCCACTTGCCCTGGGTCGTGCAGATCCTCAGTGCTGGGAGACATCGACAGCCATCTTACTGGAGATGAAAAAGCCCCGAATAGCCGATTCTGTGGCTGGATTCTGGGACTTCATGATATACCTGAAATCATCTGAGAATTTTAAGCACGGTGTTCTGTTTTGGGACCTAGCACAACTTTTCTGGGATATCTATGTAGACTGCGTACTTTCTAGAACACATGGGCTGGGCAGAAGACAGTTGAAAGAAGAAGGGAAGAAGATAACCAATTTTGTTTCACAGTTCACATCAAGTAAGTCCATTGAAATGTGGCCAATGGAACCaccatacatgtaatatacatatacatggcATGGATACTACCACGTGTGAACTTAAAGAAGACAATATAAATGTGCTGCAACCTTCTAATAGTTTAGACTTTGCATAGATTCATATTTCTCTGATATATGGAAAGCACTATTGTATTTTCCTGCTATAAGATGGTCCAAATGCCAAGGTTGTTCTagtgcaggggtgcccaatacatcgattgcgatctaccggtcgatcacaatggacgtatgggtcgatcgcgggatgcagccagggatccccggtgtctgcttgttcacagtgcaggctgagagtcgactctcagcctgcactgtgaacaagcactctggacacttgcaggccgctcttagggatggagggggccggggtgctgcttgttcacagcgtaggctgacagtcatctacggacactgacaGGTGGGGCTgttgcagccccagcctgccagtgtccagagataactctcagcctgcgctgtgaacaagcagacagcggggatccctgggcggccacagaacgctgctgtctcgtgctctcacgctccgcccggccccgccaCATGTCCGAccctgcccacagacatgccccacTTACAGGCCCGCccctgccccgcccacaagaagtggctagtagatcttttgactttgtcatgttataaagtagctcacatgctgacaaagtgtgagcacccctgttctagTGGGTTGACCCCTGATGTACCTTTTAGGAAGCCTCACCTGTTAGATTTTTTCATCCATTTGATCGGATATAATTCTGAGTAAATAGGCTCTATAATAAATTATAACTATATTAGTAAGCAAATAATGAATAATTATTACTATATATCGACTCCTCTGAGACCTGACATCCTTATATAAGCTTAGGGTCACCACTTACTTTACTATGTAAGGCTGTTCACGGTTATCTTACTAGACAAGCGCTATCATAGTAAAGCAGTGAATCTGTTTCTTATGATCTGTAGTTTCCTTTTCAGACACGAGCTTCACATTTGTTACATTTTATCACATGATCAAAAACACTTGGCCCTATTCACACAATCACAGGTTTGGTCCATGTGCCTGCATGTATAACAGACTGGACAAGATGTAGGAAAGTCTGAAATTCCTTCAGTCTTTTTTCTACACAAACTGCAGAATGTCTTATTTTAGTTAATGTCCAAAAATCTCCAAGTTCATCTCCTCTGTGGACATATGGACTTGGACTGACATACATGAAAAATATCAATATTTATTCTTAAAGGAGGTCAAAACTAAAATATTTTTCTAAATGTTCAAAAATCTGATTTTGTTAGCATGTTTACTCATAACTAGACGTCACTAAATCTGTGAAAATTCACCTCCAACCCTTCCATTCCCCATTACAGCGCTGTCCTGATTTCCTGCTATGAGTCAATGAAGACTAAAATCCTTTAACAATGTCTCTATTGCAGCCATCTTTGTCTATGAATGAAACCTCCATACTGTAGGTGAAATGCCATGAAAGCCAATTTACCTTgctttgcttatttttatccataactTGTAGTATAAGTAGAGACCAATTCTGTGGCTTATTTTACAGGGGTCAGAGGAGGTAGAGGAGGTACTATGTCTTACTAATGAGATACCTCAAAGATGGCTTTGCAGCAACCAGGGGCTAACCAggccatgcatgccctgctaggAATCCTTAGAaagtaatatgcaaataagtcctccatTGTAGAAAATGGGAACTTGCTCTAGGGCCACCTTTTGGAAGACAGATCCTTATTGATTAATGTCTGGCTTTCCTGAAACCTAGTGACATTATCTTGGAATAAAGTCACAAACAATGAACTCCTCCAAACCTATCTGCAGACGGCTGTTTAGGTTATTGCTTCTTATCAGTGCAAAGCAGGCATTGACCTATAGGgatctaccttccaaaaggtggcactagagcaattTCTCCTTTTTTAgcaaggaggacttatttgcattTACTTTTCCCAGGATTCTTACCATGACATCCATTTGCAACTATTTAATAAATCCATGTATAGTGCAAAGTGGCCACTTTTGTGGCTTTGTCTCCTTAATGAGAAATAATATCCCTATGACCCACTGTCACCCAGCCAGTCAGTACCCTGTACCCAGTACACTATTGTTTTTAATTCTGCTGTTTTGATCTGTCATAGGATCAAACCAGCAGCCTATAAAGCTGACAGAATGACGGATGCAAATAGAGAACCTTCCATTTGCATCAGTCATTATTGATTCAGATTGATTCTAGATTTGTGGCTAGAATTATAAATGTAGAAGAATCTTAACAGATGAAAGCATCTGTCTTATATTAACACTGAATTCATTGATGACTGATGCAAACCGAAGGTGCTATGTTTGTATCAGTCAGTCTGTCAGTTTTACAGTCTGCTGTTTTAATCCTACAATGGATCAAACCAACAGACTGAAAAATGGTAATGTGAAAGAAGCTTCAGCCATGCTATAGTTGTGCAGACTGATGAGAATATATGCTATCGACATGATACCAAAGTACAAGATAAACACTAACTTAGAAGCAACAAGGCAATTAGATGGAAGAGTTGCAGATGTATTTAGTTATGACTTGAGTGTATCATAGCAGGGATGGACCTGCAGTAATAATTATATTTGTTCATGTCTCCTGCAGGCTGCAGATATATCGATGACGTATGTACTTTACAGTACATGTGAAAATGACTTAATTGTGTTAACTCTTATCTTTCAGAAACATTTTCCAACAATCGAAGATCTGTTTTACCGGATCAAAAAGAACTCATTCAACAGTTAATAGGTATCCATATAGACAAAAGAGAAGCCAGGCTACTCAGCAGTATCAAAAGAGGGATCAAGAGGAAATAGTTTTACACCCAAGTGGAGCCATCACCATATATTTTCTTTTAGATCATTCATTGTAATGAACATTCCGAGAAATGAATAGCTGTCATGCATTCAATTTCAGTTTGCACTTGGATACATACTGTATGAATTAATTTGTTTGATACAGATGCCTTATAAATAAATACGTTCATGAAAGGGTTCAATACATTCATTCGGTTTCTTGACATAAAGCTGCACATTTTAATGTAATGATGTAAATATGTGACACAATAAGAAT
This region of Leptodactylus fuscus isolate aLepFus1 chromosome 8, aLepFus1.hap2, whole genome shotgun sequence genomic DNA includes:
- the FAM237A gene encoding protein FAM237A; amino-acid sequence: MSTGRTGHAYYSMQLTCSLLFLGLFCIHTICCHGQVDPLALGRADPQCWETSTAILLEMKKPRIADSVAGFWDFMIYLKSSENFKHGVLFWDLAQLFWDIYVDCVLSRTHGLGRRQLKEEGKKITNFVSQFTSKTFSNNRRSVLPDQKELIQQLIGIHIDKREARLLSSIKRGIKRK